The following DNA comes from Tunturibacter psychrotolerans.
GTCCAACACCTGAAACTTCGCTAGGTCGCTTGTCGCCTGGCCAAAGTTCGTCGCCTGAATGGAGCTCTGTGCAGCCGACAGGTTGACGCTCTCCGTGCTGGCCACGTTCGAGGCAGCATTCAGTTGGTTGATGTTGGCACCAATCGCACCACGCTCTGCCGAAATACCGGAGATTGCGTTGGTGACATCGATCAGTGTCGTCCCAGCCAAGGCGGTGGTAGTAAGTGTGTCGGCGGCAGGAGCAAAGGTCACACCACCGATACTCGTGGTAGTAAGTGCAGTTGCAGCAGACGTGATCGTTGTGAGTCCAGCAGCCGTTCCATCGGTAAGAACGAACGACGTTCCCGCTGCCTGGTTGAAGACGCCCGTGCTGTTGAAGTTCGTCGTGCTGCCGATGCTGCCGATCTGGGTAATGATGCTCTGAAACTCAGTATCGGCGGCAGTCGCCTGAGCGGCCGTCAATCCACCGTTCGAAGCCTCCGTCGCCAGGGTGACCGCGCGGTCCAGCAGGCTGGTAACCTGCGACAGAGCGCCATCAGCGGTCTGCAGCAAGCCAACACCATTCTGTGCATTCTGCGCGGACTGAGTCAACGCCGCCTGATTGGCCGCGAGACCATCTACGATCGAAAGACCGGCGGCATCATCGGCGCCGCTGTTGATGCGCGAACCCGAAGACAGTTGTTCGAGAACAGTATTTAGGCTGTTCTGGGTCGAGTTGAGACTGTTTTCTGCGTTAATCGCTGCAACGTTTGTAAGAACACCTAAGGACATGTGGAAACGCTCCTATACTGCTCGGTTTGAGTTACCGCGACGCCAGCCCCGGGTGTCCGACCGGCGAACTCACCGCTGCAAAGAGCAGTTGTGAGATCCGGTTCACCGTGCGGTAGGCTCCGCGTTCTCCCACCTCATCGGCGTCCCCCGCGTTGACTTTACGCAAATCTCATTTCGCTCCATCGTCACAGTCACCTGCCTCCTTCTTCCTATTGGCCGCAACTTCCCTGCCGATGAAAGATCCGGGAGGAGTCCTCACACACATGATCCAACTGACACGCCTCAACGGTAGTCCTCTCGCCGTAAACTGCGACCTCATCAAATATGCAGAAGCCGCACCCGACACCGTCCTTACCTTAATTACCGGCGAAAAGCTCATCGTCCTCGAGCCGTGCAGCGAAGTCTCGCAACTCACTCTCGAGTTCCGAGCCGCAATTCTACGCAAGGCCTGGCCCGAGGCCGCACAGGCACTTATCGCAAAGTCCGTCCACGACGCCGACCAGATCGCTCGCAATCACGACCGTAAAGCTTCGCAGGAATAGCCACCCGAAACCTTCGGAAGAGGAGACCCATGGACTTCGCCAGCATCGGCGGCATCGCTCTCGCCCTCATCGGCATTCTCGCCGGCATGATGGTTGAAGGCGGCAGCATCGCCCAGATCACCCAGCCCACCGCGGCCATGATCGTCATCGGCGGCACCGTCGGCGCCGTCATGCTCCAATTCCCAATGAACATCTTCCTCGCCGCCCTCAAGGCCGCGCTGAAGGTGTTCCTCCACAAGGGCTCAAACGGCGAAGCGACCCTCGCCCAGATCGTCACCTTCGCCAACAAAGCCCGCCGAAGCGGCATCGTCTCCCTCGATGCAGATCTACCTTCCGTCTCTGATCCTTTCCTTCGTCAGGCTCTCATGCTCGCCGTCGACGGCACCGAACCCGCAGAGGTCCGCAAGATCATGCAACTCGAGCTCGACAACAAATCCGAGATAGAAGAAAAAATCCCCGCTGTCTTTGAAGCCGCCGGCGGCTACTCTCCTACGGTTGGCATCATCGGCGCGGTCCTCGGACTCATCCAAGTCATGAAGAACCTCTCCAACATCGACGAGGTAGGCCGTGGCATCGCCGTCGCCTTCGTCGCCACCATCTACGGCGTCGCCATGGCCAATCTGATCTGCCTCCCCGCCGCTGGCAAGCTCAAATTCCGTCACCGTGAAGAGCAGATGATCAAGGAGATGATGCTCGAAGGAGTCATCTCCATCCTCGAAGGCATGAATCCGCGAATGATCGAAACCAAGCTCCGCACCTATCTCTTCGAGTCGCACCCTCCGAAGTCTGGGAAAGCCACTGAGGCGAGAGCATGAGCAAGAAAAAACATCCCGAGCACGTCAATCACGAACGCTGGCTGGTCTCCTACGCAGACTTCATCACTCTGCTCTTCGCCTTCTTCGTCGTCTTGTTCGCGTCCAGCCAATCGGATAAGAAGAAGCAACTTAAGCTCTCTGAAGCCATGCAGACCGCATTCACTCCTCTCGGTACCTTCGACGCCCACTCGAAGACTCCGCCGCTCACCGATATTAATACCTCAGCTATCACCAACTCAATCCCCTCGCCGATCGTGCGCCCTCTGCCCTCCGCCAGCACGGAAAGCCTGGAGGAGACCGAAGCCCGCCTGCGCAAACTCATCGACGAGCAGGTCGCCGCCGGTGGCATCCCTCCCGGCGGCATCGCCATGCGCATCACTCCCGACGGTCTCGTCATCTCCCTTCACGAAGCCGGCTTCTTCCCCTCCGGCTCAGCCGAGGTTCGTCCAGCATCGATCCCCATGATCTCGATCCTCGCTACTACCTTGCCCGCAGGCCCTCTCCGCGTCGAAGGCCACACCGACAACGTACCCATCCACACCGCACAGTTCGCCAGCAACTGGGAGCTTTCCACCGCCCGATCCACCGCCATCGCGCGCCTGCTCCTGGAACACGGTCCAATGGACCCAGCCAATCTCGCCGCAGCAGGTTACGCGGAGTTTCATCCCGTCGCCAGCAACGCCACCGAGGACGGCCGCACCCAAAATCGCCGCGTCGACATTATCCTTTTGCGACACCCTGCAGGTTCTCAATAACCCGCTTCGAGTAGGCGACAAAAGATCGCCCTAAAAAAATATTTCAAGCGCGAAATCAAAACTGATCTCCTCTACCTTGGAGCTACAGCAAACGCTTCGATCTCAATGAGAAAATCCGGACGCACAAGCGCAGGAATAACGACCAGCATCGATGCCGGTCGATGATCACCCAGCCACTTGGCACGAATCGGCGGATACCGAGAGATGTCCTCGGGCCGAATCAGATACTGAGATATCTTAACCAAATGCTCAGGTCCCATAGCGGCACGTTCAAGCAACGCCAGGATATTTCTCCAGGCCTGCTCCGCCTGCCCCTCAAAGCTCTCTGGCAGATGTCCATCGCTCGTCAGACCAGGCGTGCCTGAAAGAAACAGAAGCCGGCTCGTAGAAGGAGCCTCCACGGCATCGCTATATTTCCCAATCTGGCTCGCTACTCCG
Coding sequences within:
- a CDS encoding flagellin, which codes for MSLGVLTNVAAINAENSLNSTQNSLNTVLEQLSSGSRINSGADDAAGLSIVDGLAANQAALTQSAQNAQNGVGLLQTADGALSQVTSLLDRAVTLATEASNGGLTAAQATAADTEFQSIITQIGSIGSTTNFNSTGVFNQAAGTSFVLTDGTAAGLTTITSAATALTTTSIGGVTFAPAADTLTTTALAGTTLIDVTNAISGISAERGAIGANINQLNAASNVASTESVNLSAAQSSIQATNFGQATSDLAKFQVLDQTGISALAQANSTQQEILKLLQ
- a CDS encoding flagellar FlbD family protein, whose product is MIQLTRLNGSPLAVNCDLIKYAEAAPDTVLTLITGEKLIVLEPCSEVSQLTLEFRAAILRKAWPEAAQALIAKSVHDADQIARNHDRKASQE
- a CDS encoding flagellar motor protein: MDFASIGGIALALIGILAGMMVEGGSIAQITQPTAAMIVIGGTVGAVMLQFPMNIFLAALKAALKVFLHKGSNGEATLAQIVTFANKARRSGIVSLDADLPSVSDPFLRQALMLAVDGTEPAEVRKIMQLELDNKSEIEEKIPAVFEAAGGYSPTVGIIGAVLGLIQVMKNLSNIDEVGRGIAVAFVATIYGVAMANLICLPAAGKLKFRHREEQMIKEMMLEGVISILEGMNPRMIETKLRTYLFESHPPKSGKATEARA
- a CDS encoding flagellar motor protein MotB; the encoded protein is MSKKKHPEHVNHERWLVSYADFITLLFAFFVVLFASSQSDKKKQLKLSEAMQTAFTPLGTFDAHSKTPPLTDINTSAITNSIPSPIVRPLPSASTESLEETEARLRKLIDEQVAAGGIPPGGIAMRITPDGLVISLHEAGFFPSGSAEVRPASIPMISILATTLPAGPLRVEGHTDNVPIHTAQFASNWELSTARSTAIARLLLEHGPMDPANLAAAGYAEFHPVASNATEDGRTQNRRVDIILLRHPAGSQ
- a CDS encoding RidA family protein; amino-acid sequence: MKNIIHDIGVASQIGKYSDAVEAPSTSRLLFLSGTPGLTSDGHLPESFEGQAEQAWRNILALLERAAMGPEHLVKISQYLIRPEDISRYPPIRAKWLGDHRPASMLVVIPALVRPDFLIEIEAFAVAPR